In Bacillus sp. DX3.1, the following proteins share a genomic window:
- a CDS encoding HAMP domain-containing sensor histidine kinase — protein sequence MSLKRNMVFGIVGLLIPILLLLYTVIYISLEKNMYHNAADSLEKLSIEAQIYTMNYLEKEAEVETLGPNSLLIASYLAKRMDVRVQMIGKNGDVVADTQKGALLHKNVDIKQSLRGKKAYVFEDVDPAPLLLFSSPVYHENEVIGAIRFINELQDEKEVLTNVSWTFLITSICLVAGGIFFAIRLAKSLHRPIDQLRQMAKRLANGDYKSKIELTEYVEISQLSASFNAMADAIELHMAQLREEKEKQKDFLDRITHELKTPLTAIIGYVDLIPKLKQERNVKESLHYISIESQRLLSLVEELLQSSKYGTSTFEVSPTIVDIKGLVEEAISIVKPRLQQYEIEVVNELDEVHVVADFDKTKQIFLNVFDNAIKYSDASQMRMNVVVNEHEAKVLIHDDGIGMDEAILVEWNRSPKGKVLASSYGNGYGLFICQEIMNKQGGNMRIESSEEMGTMVYLTFLLPRRMKDIKKLKAVK from the coding sequence ATGTCGTTAAAACGAAATATGGTATTTGGTATAGTCGGATTATTGATTCCAATTCTGCTCCTTCTTTATACGGTGATTTACATCTCGCTCGAAAAGAATATGTATCATAATGCAGCGGATTCATTAGAAAAATTAAGTATAGAAGCACAAATTTATACGATGAATTATTTAGAGAAAGAAGCGGAAGTGGAGACATTAGGGCCGAATTCGCTCTTGATTGCTTCTTATTTAGCGAAGCGGATGGATGTCCGCGTTCAGATGATTGGGAAGAATGGAGATGTCGTTGCCGATACGCAAAAAGGAGCCTTGCTTCATAAGAATGTAGATATCAAACAGTCGTTACGAGGAAAGAAGGCATATGTTTTTGAAGATGTTGATCCAGCGCCGCTCTTATTATTTTCAAGCCCTGTTTATCATGAGAATGAAGTGATTGGAGCAATCCGTTTTATTAATGAACTGCAAGATGAGAAAGAGGTTTTAACGAATGTGAGTTGGACGTTTCTCATTACATCCATTTGTTTAGTCGCGGGCGGAATTTTCTTTGCGATTCGGTTAGCGAAATCTCTTCATAGGCCAATTGATCAGTTAAGGCAAATGGCAAAGCGGCTCGCGAATGGGGATTATAAAAGTAAAATTGAGCTAACAGAATACGTAGAAATCTCCCAGTTATCAGCTTCTTTTAATGCAATGGCTGATGCGATTGAGCTGCATATGGCGCAGCTAAGAGAAGAGAAAGAGAAGCAAAAGGACTTCTTGGACCGGATTACGCATGAATTAAAAACGCCGCTTACCGCTATTATTGGTTATGTGGATTTAATCCCGAAGCTAAAGCAGGAGCGGAATGTAAAGGAAAGCCTTCATTATATTTCAATTGAAAGCCAGCGTTTATTGTCGTTAGTTGAGGAACTATTACAATCTTCTAAGTATGGAACAAGTACGTTTGAAGTGTCGCCAACGATTGTGGATATAAAGGGGCTTGTGGAAGAGGCAATTTCTATTGTGAAACCCCGTCTTCAGCAGTATGAGATTGAAGTTGTTAATGAATTAGATGAAGTGCATGTTGTTGCTGATTTTGATAAGACAAAACAGATTTTCTTGAATGTGTTTGATAATGCGATTAAATATAGTGATGCCTCACAAATGAGGATGAATGTAGTTGTAAACGAACATGAGGCGAAGGTTCTCATCCATGATGATGGGATTGGCATGGATGAAGCGATACTTGTAGAATGGAATCGTTCTCCAAAAGGGAAAGTGCTTGCTTCTAGTTATGGAAATGGATACGGTTTGTTCATCTGTCAGGAGATTATGAATAAGCAAGGTGGGAATATGCGAATTGAAAGTAGTGAGGAAATGGGAACGATGGTATATCTCACATTTCTTTTACCAAGGCGCATGAAAGATATAAAAAAATTGAAAGCGGTTAAATGA
- a CDS encoding DUF3919 family protein: MKRLSFQILLFVFCMITSLILFYVIEKQLYNHVTIVDDKQAVLEGANESLPTEVRVKHEKWGEVVVTDEVRLHAIVSFFDRIRMEQTEAKIHEQVFTGEVTYLNGHRRTFAVGDLFQYEENVYGKNGTDPMISAFQTYLLSLYYTPESISDFFAAAKEVVVRQDDVVHTTDLTLLLDSIRQAKQITDYGEIQKLLQSQKAPVAYITAYKTGKHVKNEREDILTISVYPSYFVVQYLGDNNGNVMYMKGSLTALLVKENVS; the protein is encoded by the coding sequence ATGAAAAGGCTATCATTTCAAATTCTCTTGTTTGTCTTTTGTATGATTACTTCTCTCATATTGTTTTATGTGATAGAGAAGCAGCTGTACAACCACGTTACAATTGTGGACGACAAGCAGGCCGTTTTAGAAGGAGCGAATGAATCTCTTCCTACTGAAGTAAGAGTAAAGCATGAAAAGTGGGGAGAAGTAGTTGTAACAGATGAAGTTCGTCTACATGCGATTGTTTCATTCTTCGATCGAATTCGAATGGAACAAACGGAAGCGAAGATCCACGAACAAGTATTTACTGGAGAAGTAACGTACTTGAATGGACATAGGCGTACTTTTGCAGTAGGTGACTTGTTCCAGTATGAGGAAAACGTATACGGAAAGAATGGTACGGATCCAATGATTTCGGCGTTTCAAACCTATTTGTTAAGCCTGTATTATACGCCAGAGTCTATTAGCGATTTCTTTGCGGCAGCAAAGGAGGTCGTCGTGCGGCAAGATGATGTGGTACATACTACTGATCTTACGCTACTACTTGATTCGATTCGGCAGGCAAAGCAAATTACAGACTACGGGGAAATTCAGAAGCTACTGCAATCGCAGAAGGCCCCAGTTGCGTATATTACTGCTTACAAAACAGGAAAGCATGTAAAGAATGAACGTGAAGATATTCTTACGATTTCTGTATATCCTTCTTACTTTGTTGTGCAATATCTTGGCGATAATAATGGGAATGTGATGTATATGAAAGGCTCCCTGACAGCTCTATTGGTAAAGGAGAATGTTTCATGA
- the manA gene encoding mannose-6-phosphate isomerase, class I, giving the protein MIEPLFFAPVFKERIWGGTKLTSFGYEISSDQTGECWAFAAHQNGQSIVKNGKFEGLSLGELWKEHRTLFGDVKGERFPLLTKILDANQDLSVQVHPNDEYASMNENGELGKTECWYIIDCKENAEIIYGHHAKTKEELIAMVENEEWNKLLHRVKVNPGDFFYVPSGTVHAIGEGIVILETQQNSDTTYRLYDYDRRDSEGNLRELHLQKSIEVTEVPFTSNQVKAHYEKIEDLSVTTFIECPYFSVQKWELNGSTSLKQQKPFLLVSVIDGEGELINEEGRYFFKKGDHFILPNGFGEYELIGSAEFITASM; this is encoded by the coding sequence ATGATTGAACCATTATTTTTTGCACCTGTTTTTAAAGAAAGAATTTGGGGTGGAACAAAATTAACTTCTTTTGGTTATGAGATTTCATCCGATCAAACTGGAGAATGCTGGGCTTTTGCAGCGCATCAGAATGGACAAAGTATTGTTAAAAATGGAAAGTTTGAAGGGCTGTCTCTAGGTGAATTGTGGAAAGAGCATCGAACTTTATTTGGAGACGTGAAGGGAGAGCGATTTCCTCTTCTAACAAAAATTTTAGATGCCAACCAGGATCTATCTGTTCAAGTGCATCCGAATGACGAGTATGCCAGCATGAATGAGAACGGAGAACTAGGAAAAACGGAATGTTGGTACATTATTGATTGTAAAGAAAATGCAGAAATTATTTATGGACATCATGCTAAAACAAAAGAAGAATTAATAGCTATGGTCGAAAATGAAGAATGGAATAAGCTGTTACACCGTGTGAAGGTGAACCCTGGGGACTTCTTCTATGTCCCAAGTGGCACTGTTCATGCAATCGGTGAAGGAATCGTGATCCTAGAAACACAACAAAATTCTGATACGACTTACCGATTATATGATTATGATAGAAGAGATTCGGAAGGAAATTTACGTGAACTTCATCTGCAAAAGAGTATCGAAGTCACAGAAGTACCTTTCACATCTAATCAAGTAAAGGCTCACTATGAAAAAATAGAGGATTTGAGTGTAACAACCTTTATTGAATGTCCCTACTTTTCAGTGCAAAAATGGGAATTAAACGGTTCTACTAGTTTGAAACAGCAAAAGCCGTTCCTACTTGTCAGTGTAATTGATGGGGAAGGTGAGCTAATCAACGAAGAGGGAAGATACTTCTTTAAAAAAGGAGATCATTTTATATTACCGAATGGATTTGGAGAATATGAGCTTATAGGTAGTGCAGAATTTATCACTGCAAGTATGTAA
- a CDS encoding PTS fructose transporter subunit IIABC, with product MKLLAVTSCPNGIAHTYMAAENLQKAADKLGVVMKVETQGGIGVENELTEQDIREADGIIIAADRAVNKDRFVGKRLLVVGVQDGIRKPEELIQRVANGDVPIYQSNSKTVESNQQEKKQNPIYRHLMNGVSFMVPFIVVGGLLIAIALTLGGEKTPGGLVIPEGSFWKTIEQIGGASFAFMVPILAGYIAYSIADKPGLVPGMIGGYIAATGSFYGSESGAGFLGGIIAGFLAGYVALGIKKLKVPKAIQPIMPIIIIPIFASLTVGLAFVFIIGAPVAQVFETLTAWLAGMQGTSSILLALILGAMISFDMGGPVNKVAFLFGSAMIGEGNYEIMGPIAAAICIPPIGMGLATFLGKRKFQESEREMGKASFTMGLFGITEGAIPFAAQDPLRVIPSIMAGSMTGAVIAMIGHVGDRVAHGGPIVAVLGAVDNVLMFFIAVIAGSLVTAIVVNALKKDISKVDTPEVEEMKEVSATKEIPQVQDQTEKSQVEQVEIKKLTDITSLELIDTDLAGETRDDIIDEMIQKLTHVGALHSQSEFKQAIMNREQESTTGIGMNIAIPHGKSDAVKKPSVVFGIKKSGVDWKSLDGTEAKLIFMIAVPKESEGNEHLKILQMLSRKLMDDSYRERLLSVQTKEEAYKLLDDIV from the coding sequence ATGAAACTGTTAGCGGTTACATCGTGTCCAAATGGGATTGCCCATACTTATATGGCAGCGGAAAATTTGCAAAAAGCAGCGGATAAACTAGGGGTTGTAATGAAGGTTGAAACCCAAGGTGGTATAGGGGTAGAAAATGAGCTTACCGAACAAGATATTCGCGAAGCAGATGGCATTATTATTGCTGCAGATAGAGCAGTAAATAAAGATAGATTTGTAGGAAAAAGATTGTTGGTTGTCGGGGTTCAAGATGGTATCCGAAAACCAGAAGAATTAATTCAGAGAGTAGCAAATGGTGATGTACCTATTTATCAATCAAATTCAAAAACGGTAGAAAGCAATCAACAGGAGAAAAAACAAAATCCTATTTATCGTCACTTAATGAATGGTGTATCTTTTATGGTTCCATTCATCGTGGTTGGTGGGTTATTGATTGCGATTGCGTTAACGCTTGGAGGCGAAAAAACACCTGGAGGTTTAGTTATTCCCGAAGGGTCTTTCTGGAAGACGATTGAACAAATTGGTGGTGCTTCATTTGCGTTCATGGTTCCAATTTTAGCTGGATATATCGCGTATAGTATAGCCGATAAACCTGGTCTTGTTCCTGGGATGATCGGTGGATATATTGCAGCAACAGGAAGTTTTTATGGAAGTGAAAGTGGTGCTGGTTTTCTTGGCGGAATTATCGCTGGTTTCTTAGCTGGTTATGTAGCATTAGGGATTAAAAAATTAAAAGTTCCAAAAGCAATTCAACCAATTATGCCAATTATTATAATTCCGATATTTGCTTCACTGACTGTAGGGTTAGCATTTGTATTTATTATCGGTGCACCAGTAGCACAAGTTTTTGAAACATTAACAGCATGGTTAGCGGGTATGCAAGGAACAAGCTCCATTCTTTTAGCGTTAATTTTAGGGGCTATGATTTCTTTTGATATGGGCGGCCCAGTAAATAAGGTTGCATTTTTATTTGGCTCAGCAATGATTGGAGAAGGAAATTATGAAATTATGGGTCCAATCGCTGCGGCAATCTGTATTCCACCAATTGGAATGGGACTTGCTACGTTCTTAGGAAAGAGAAAATTCCAAGAGTCAGAAAGAGAAATGGGGAAAGCATCATTTACAATGGGGTTATTCGGTATCACAGAAGGTGCTATCCCATTTGCGGCACAAGATCCACTTCGTGTCATTCCAAGTATTATGGCTGGTTCTATGACAGGTGCTGTGATTGCAATGATCGGTCATGTAGGAGATAGAGTAGCACACGGTGGTCCAATTGTTGCAGTATTAGGAGCAGTAGATAATGTACTTATGTTCTTTATTGCTGTGATTGCAGGTTCACTTGTAACTGCCATTGTAGTGAATGCGTTGAAAAAAGATATTTCTAAGGTAGATACGCCAGAAGTAGAAGAAATGAAAGAAGTTTCGGCAACAAAAGAAATACCACAAGTTCAAGATCAAACAGAAAAAAGCCAAGTAGAACAGGTAGAAATTAAAAAACTAACAGATATCACAAGTTTAGAGCTTATTGATACTGATTTAGCAGGGGAAACACGTGATGATATCATTGATGAAATGATTCAAAAGTTAACTCATGTTGGGGCTTTACATTCTCAGTCGGAGTTCAAGCAAGCCATTATGAATCGTGAACAGGAAAGTACGACAGGTATTGGTATGAATATTGCCATTCCTCATGGGAAATCAGATGCTGTTAAGAAACCAAGTGTAGTATTTGGAATCAAAAAATCCGGAGTAGATTGGAAAAGCCTTGATGGAACTGAAGCGAAATTAATATTTATGATTGCTGTACCAAAAGAAAGCGAAGGAAATGAACATTTGAAAATCCTTCAAATGCTTTCTCGAAAACTTATGGATGACAGCTATAGAGAACGGTTATTATCCGTCCAAACAAAAGAAGAAGCATATAAGCTACTAGATGACATCGTATAG
- a CDS encoding ABC transporter substrate-binding protein, whose amino-acid sequence MRKIAFFFFLLMIGGAMSSCSRDTTSIKYSKNGLPILKDRHLVAYVAAREEVGEALLSSFCKSRGCTYEFIRLSTEELLRRVEEEARNPKADIIIGGTVDAHQMMKQKNLSIPVTSQHTNRIAKAAKDKDGFWYGYEVEQLAIAINKERWNTEIAPLGLPYPSGWKDLLNPAYAGKIVMPDPNVSGTAYTLFQSLIDTFGEEEARSYVKSLAGQVTEVTVNGYMPAEYVASGEYMIGINFMGDQRMLQKQGFPILSKVPEQTGLSVNAISKLKHAPSGIIADLFIDYCLSEEAGHILEKVSFGVPTMLGKNQKEIEGQPVRRTNKNVSDSGVIEIWNRQRLSLK is encoded by the coding sequence ATGAGAAAGATAGCCTTTTTCTTCTTTTTGCTAATGATCGGAGGAGCGATGTCTAGTTGCTCTCGAGATACAACCTCTATCAAATATAGTAAAAATGGTCTTCCGATTTTGAAGGATCGTCATCTTGTTGCGTATGTAGCGGCTCGTGAAGAAGTCGGTGAAGCACTGTTATCATCGTTTTGTAAGTCACGAGGGTGTACGTATGAATTTATTCGTCTTTCTACAGAAGAACTTCTCAGAAGAGTAGAAGAAGAAGCGAGAAATCCGAAGGCAGATATCATCATTGGTGGTACAGTAGATGCGCATCAAATGATGAAGCAGAAAAATTTATCTATACCTGTTACTAGCCAGCATACCAATCGCATTGCAAAAGCTGCTAAAGATAAGGATGGCTTTTGGTATGGCTATGAAGTGGAGCAACTGGCAATCGCGATTAATAAAGAGCGATGGAATACGGAAATAGCGCCACTTGGACTTCCATACCCATCAGGGTGGAAGGACTTATTAAACCCTGCGTATGCCGGAAAGATTGTCATGCCTGATCCAAATGTTTCGGGAACAGCATATACGTTGTTCCAATCACTTATCGATACATTTGGTGAGGAAGAAGCTCGGAGTTACGTAAAGAGCCTTGCAGGGCAAGTTACAGAAGTAACGGTGAATGGTTATATGCCTGCTGAGTATGTAGCAAGCGGTGAATATATGATTGGGATTAACTTCATGGGAGACCAGCGGATGCTTCAAAAACAAGGCTTTCCGATTTTGAGTAAAGTACCTGAGCAAACAGGGTTATCTGTCAATGCGATTTCGAAACTGAAACATGCACCGAGTGGTATTATTGCGGATTTATTTATTGATTATTGTTTATCAGAAGAAGCGGGGCATATTTTAGAAAAAGTTTCGTTTGGCGTACCAACGATGCTTGGGAAGAATCAGAAAGAAATAGAAGGTCAGCCTGTTAGAAGAACGAACAAGAATGTATCAGATAGTGGAGTCATCGAGATATGGAATAGACAACGTCTCTCTCTAAAGTGA
- a CDS encoding response regulator transcription factor, protein MKILVVDDESSIRNLIRMQLEMEGYEVLTAADGKEALQRWEEQPDVLILDVMLPDTDGYELLRVFREKQRDIPVLMLTAKSQMNDKLLGLQLGADDYVTKPFHHAELILRIKNMARRVRKQETPRNHAVIQAGELMICPKERKLRVSGQEIDLTYREFNLCQLFASNPQRVFMRDELLEKVWGFEYSGNTRAVDIMVQRLRKKLGSSGETIKTVYGVGYKLDC, encoded by the coding sequence ATGAAAATACTCGTAGTCGATGATGAATCAAGCATTCGGAATTTAATTCGCATGCAGCTAGAGATGGAAGGATATGAAGTGCTCACCGCAGCCGATGGTAAAGAGGCGCTGCAAAGGTGGGAAGAGCAGCCGGATGTTTTAATCTTAGATGTGATGCTCCCAGATACAGATGGTTATGAGCTTCTTCGTGTGTTTCGGGAGAAGCAGCGGGATATTCCGGTGTTAATGTTAACGGCGAAGAGCCAGATGAATGATAAATTGCTTGGGTTACAGCTTGGGGCGGATGATTATGTGACGAAGCCGTTTCATCATGCGGAACTAATTCTTCGTATTAAAAATATGGCACGGCGTGTAAGGAAGCAAGAAACGCCTCGTAATCATGCAGTGATTCAAGCTGGCGAATTAATGATTTGTCCAAAGGAACGGAAGCTACGTGTGAGCGGACAAGAAATTGATTTAACGTACCGTGAGTTCAATTTATGTCAGCTATTTGCCTCCAACCCGCAGCGTGTGTTTATGAGAGATGAGCTGTTAGAGAAAGTATGGGGGTTTGAGTATAGCGGAAATACGAGAGCCGTTGATATTATGGTGCAGCGTCTGCGGAAAAAGCTTGGAAGCAGCGGAGAGACCATTAAGACCGTTTATGGCGTTGGTTATAAGCTAGATTGTTAA